The Oscillospiraceae bacterium genome has a segment encoding these proteins:
- a CDS encoding GNAT family N-acetyltransferase yields the protein MSPLRFFTAEDPDMARVRAIRRQVFVQDLGVPEQQEFDAADLPGADTVYALLTAEGSPLGTGRLQGAAENYKIGRIAFLPAARGQGSGCRLVTALVRRAAEQGAHRVPVDARLEAVGFYEKLGFVPCGQPFEQRGMRHLPMELTGAALRRLLGENDHDEEEK from the coding sequence ATGAGTCCCTTGCGCTTTTTTACCGCCGAGGATCCGGATATGGCCCGGGTGCGTGCCATTCGCCGACAGGTGTTTGTGCAGGACTTGGGCGTGCCGGAGCAGCAGGAGTTTGACGCGGCGGATCTGCCGGGGGCAGATACCGTTTATGCGCTGCTGACGGCAGAGGGCAGCCCTCTGGGCACCGGTCGCCTGCAAGGGGCGGCGGAGAACTATAAAATCGGGCGCATTGCCTTTTTACCCGCTGCCAGAGGGCAGGGGAGCGGCTGCCGACTGGTAACGGCGCTGGTGCGCCGTGCCGCCGAACAGGGCGCGCACCGTGTGCCGGTGGACGCTCGGCTGGAGGCTGTGGGCTTTTATGAGAAGTTGGGGTTTGTGCCCTGCGGCCAGCCGTTTGAGCAGCGGGGTATGCGCCATTTGCCAATGGAATTGACCGGGGCGGCACTGCGCCGCCTGTTGGGAGAGAACGACCATGACGAAGAAGAAAAATAA
- the mltG gene encoding endolytic transglycosylase MltG — translation MTKKKNKSLRILLPVLLIVALVAAGLYAYNLVRTDVAGERGSSAKYTLVIEDNDFAYEIGAKLKNAGMIKSDTVWTWWMDRNYPDFTYYNGEYYLNAGMSYQDLAEKLQNPDISHKKVKVTIPEGYTVFDIASTLEKKNVCSAKDFLKACSTTEGYDYDWLADFPKNDPHVGYILEGFLFPATYDFGENSKATDIADAMLEAFDQRITDEVKTYCKQRGYTLYQFVTLCSIVQKEALSKSSQGNIASTLENRLDKGMKIECDVTYYYAKALRDHGFSQSVYDAYYTYRCPGLPAGPIANPGTEIMTATVEHPSTDYLYFFSDLKGNFHFAATYGEFESLKAKYPWK, via the coding sequence ATGACGAAGAAGAAAAATAAATCCCTGCGAATCTTGTTGCCGGTGCTGCTGATCGTGGCGCTGGTGGCTGCCGGGCTGTATGCCTACAATCTGGTGCGCACGGATGTGGCCGGGGAGCGGGGCAGCAGCGCCAAGTACACTCTGGTGATTGAGGACAACGACTTTGCTTACGAAATCGGCGCCAAGCTGAAAAACGCCGGTATGATCAAAAGCGATACGGTGTGGACCTGGTGGATGGACCGCAATTACCCGGATTTTACATACTATAACGGCGAGTATTACCTAAACGCCGGCATGAGCTATCAGGATCTGGCGGAGAAGCTGCAAAACCCGGACATTAGCCATAAGAAGGTGAAGGTCACCATTCCCGAGGGCTACACGGTGTTTGATATTGCCTCTACGCTGGAAAAAAAGAATGTGTGCAGCGCCAAGGATTTCTTAAAGGCGTGCAGCACCACCGAGGGCTACGATTATGACTGGCTGGCGGACTTTCCCAAGAATGACCCCCATGTGGGCTATATTTTGGAGGGCTTTTTGTTCCCGGCTACTTATGACTTTGGGGAGAATTCCAAGGCTACGGATATTGCAGATGCGATGTTAGAGGCCTTTGACCAGCGGATTACCGATGAGGTGAAAACCTATTGCAAGCAGCGGGGCTACACGCTGTACCAGTTTGTGACCCTGTGCTCTATTGTGCAAAAGGAGGCACTGAGCAAATCCAGTCAAGGCAATATTGCCTCTACTTTGGAGAATCGGCTGGACAAGGGCATGAAGATCGAGTGCGATGTGACCTATTACTACGCCAAGGCGTTGCGGGACCATGGCTTTTCCCAGTCGGTGTATGACGCTTATTACACCTACCGTTGCCCCGGCCTGCCTGCCGGTCCCATTGCCAACCCGGGTACGGAAATTATGACTGCCACCGTGGAGCACCCCAGTACCGATTATTTGTATTTCTTCTCGGACCTGAAAGGGAACTTCCACTTTGCCGCTACTTATGGTGAATTTGAAAGTTTAAAGGCCAAGTATCCCTGGAAATAA
- a CDS encoding fibronectin type III domain-containing protein — MKKLLSTLLAVMLAVTMLTGMAIPAQAAENDIFNPGVLELDGSRTFTISKTKSSAFFSFTPETTGCYEFRIQNRKLKDVDVDFGIMDNYAMMLTSAGEVDAARYRGVSDTLATAMTLQAGERYLIYFTAYNQEQWERPVDFNVNVGMHTHDVIEGNIKATHHDDGENYKLCKYCDEYKGYMNDYNAYETVALSKTSYTYDGKEKKPGVTVTDWLGDPISKSEYTVTYPKSAKNVGKYTVTIKFKNHYVGTEKRTFTINPKGTSLSKVTSPKKAQLKVTWKKQAAQTTGYQVQYSTDKNFKKGNKTVTVKGAKTTAKTISKLTKGKKYYVRVRTYKTVNKTNFYSGWSKSSSVTVKK; from the coding sequence ATGAAAAAATTACTTTCCACCCTGCTGGCTGTGATGCTGGCTGTAACCATGCTCACCGGCATGGCGATCCCTGCCCAGGCAGCGGAGAACGACATTTTCAACCCCGGCGTGCTGGAACTGGACGGCAGCCGTACTTTTACCATCAGCAAAACCAAAAGTTCTGCCTTCTTTTCTTTTACACCGGAAACCACGGGATGCTACGAATTCCGTATTCAAAATAGAAAATTGAAAGATGTAGATGTGGATTTTGGCATAATGGACAATTATGCAATGATGTTAACTTCTGCAGGAGAGGTAGATGCGGCGCGTTACAGAGGTGTTTCAGATACGCTTGCGACTGCAATGACTTTACAAGCAGGTGAGCGTTATTTGATTTATTTTACTGCTTATAACCAGGAGCAATGGGAGCGCCCGGTGGATTTTAATGTGAATGTGGGTATGCACACACATGACGTTATAGAGGGCAATATTAAAGCCACGCATCACGATGATGGCGAGAACTATAAGCTGTGCAAGTATTGCGATGAGTATAAGGGCTACATGAATGATTACAATGCCTATGAGACCGTCGCATTGAGCAAGACTTCCTATACCTATGACGGCAAAGAGAAAAAACCGGGCGTTACGGTTACGGATTGGTTGGGCGATCCTATCTCCAAGAGTGAGTACACCGTGACTTATCCCAAGAGCGCCAAGAATGTAGGCAAATATACCGTGACCATCAAGTTTAAGAACCACTATGTCGGCACGGAAAAGCGCACTTTTACCATCAATCCCAAGGGCACTTCTTTGAGCAAGGTGACCAGCCCCAAAAAAGCCCAGCTGAAAGTGACTTGGAAGAAGCAGGCTGCCCAGACCACCGGCTACCAGGTGCAGTACAGCACGGACAAGAACTTCAAAAAGGGCAACAAGACCGTGACTGTAAAGGGCGCCAAGACCACCGCCAAGACCATTTCCAAGCTCACCAAGGGCAAGAAATACTATGTGCGGGTGCGTACCTATAAGACGGTGAACAAGACCAATTTCTACTCCGGCTGGAGCAAGAGCAGCTCTGTCACCGTGAAAAAATAA
- the infC gene encoding translation initiation factor IF-3, protein MLFISREKDTVQLNEQIRDKELRIVSADGEQLGIMSARDAQKIADDRGLDLVKIAPQAKPPVCKIMDYSKYRYEQAKREKENRKNQKTVETKEIRLSLKIDIGDFNTKLNHAKKFLEAGNKLKVSIRLRGREMAHSDLGVATMQRFAEGIGELGSVDKQPKLEGRQILMFMSPKAAK, encoded by the coding sequence GTGTTATTTATCAGCAGAGAAAAGGACACAGTCCAACTCAACGAACAAATTCGGGATAAAGAGCTTCGTATCGTCTCCGCCGACGGCGAGCAGTTGGGGATCATGAGCGCCCGTGACGCGCAAAAGATTGCCGACGATCGCGGTCTGGATCTGGTGAAGATCGCTCCCCAGGCCAAGCCCCCGGTCTGCAAGATCATGGATTACAGCAAGTACCGTTATGAGCAGGCCAAGCGGGAGAAAGAGAACCGCAAGAATCAAAAGACGGTGGAAACGAAAGAGATTCGTCTGTCCCTGAAGATCGACATCGGTGACTTCAACACCAAGCTCAACCATGCCAAGAAGTTCTTAGAGGCCGGCAACAAGCTGAAGGTATCTATCCGCCTGCGCGGGCGGGAGATGGCCCACTCTGACCTGGGCGTTGCCACCATGCAGCGCTTTGCCGAGGGGATCGGCGAGCTGGGCTCTGTTGACAAGCAACCCAAACTGGAGGGCAGACAGATCCTGATGTTTATGTCCCCCAAGGCAGCAAAGTAA
- the rpmI gene encoding 50S ribosomal protein L35, producing MPKIKTHSGAKKRFKTTKSGKVKRAHAYTSHILTKKSTKRKRNLRKTAVADVTNQKQCKRLVPYK from the coding sequence ATGCCTAAAATCAAAACGCACAGCGGCGCAAAAAAGCGCTTCAAGACCACCAAAAGCGGCAAGGTAAAGCGTGCTCACGCTTACACCTCCCACATTTTGACCAAGAAGTCCACCAAGCGTAAGAGAAACCTGCGCAAGACTGCCGTTGCAGATGTGACCAACCAGAAGCAGTGCAAGCGCCTGGTGCCCTACAAATAA
- the rplT gene encoding 50S ribosomal protein L20, which yields MARIKGAMATRKRRKKVLKAAKGYYGGKHRLFKTAKQAVMKSGQYAYIGRKQKKRDFRRMWITRISAACKANGMNYSTFMNGLKKAGVDLNRKMLSEIAIADPAGFTALTETAKAAL from the coding sequence ATGGCTAGAATTAAAGGCGCTATGGCGACCCGCAAGAGAAGAAAGAAAGTATTAAAGGCTGCAAAGGGCTATTACGGCGGCAAGCACCGTCTGTTTAAGACTGCTAAGCAGGCTGTGATGAAGAGCGGCCAGTACGCTTACATCGGCCGTAAGCAGAAGAAGAGAGATTTCCGCAGAATGTGGATCACCCGTATCTCTGCTGCCTGCAAGGCAAACGGTATGAATTACTCCACCTTTATGAACGGTCTGAAGAAGGCCGGCGTGGACCTGAACAGAAAGATGCTGTCTGAGATTGCCATTGCTGATCCGGCGGGCTTCACCGCTCTGACCGAGACCGCTAAGGCTGCTCTGTAA
- a CDS encoding RNA methyltransferase, which translates to MDKITGKQNQLIKDTKKLLASAKARRDARSFVLEGARLCFDVLHSFYTVALVLVTADCMARYPAECARLCDRADRAVEISSEVADKLAETEHTQGIFCVCKMPAENPTIETGRFIALDGVQDPSNLGAIARSAEALGIAGLLAYNCCDVYNPKALRASMGSLLRLPVTVSHDLREDLLLYKAEGFQVLGTVPVDTAAKITETHFTKSSICVIGNEGNGISQGVKQVCDDLVTIPMKGRAESLNASVAAAITMWEMMR; encoded by the coding sequence ATGGATAAAATCACGGGAAAACAGAATCAACTGATCAAGGACACCAAAAAATTGTTGGCCTCCGCCAAGGCACGCCGGGACGCTCGCTCCTTTGTGCTGGAGGGGGCACGGCTTTGTTTTGATGTCCTTCATTCGTTTTATACCGTTGCGCTGGTGTTGGTCACCGCCGACTGTATGGCGCGCTACCCGGCGGAATGTGCCCGGTTGTGTGATCGGGCCGATCGGGCGGTGGAGATCAGCAGCGAGGTGGCGGACAAACTGGCGGAGACGGAGCACACCCAAGGCATCTTCTGTGTGTGCAAAATGCCGGCGGAGAACCCTACCATTGAGACCGGGCGCTTTATCGCTTTGGACGGGGTGCAGGATCCCAGCAATCTGGGCGCCATCGCCCGCAGCGCAGAGGCGTTGGGCATAGCCGGTTTGCTGGCGTATAACTGCTGCGATGTGTATAATCCCAAGGCGCTGCGCGCCTCTATGGGCAGCCTGCTGCGGCTGCCGGTGACCGTCAGTCACGATTTGCGGGAGGATCTGCTGCTGTATAAGGCAGAGGGGTTCCAGGTGCTTGGCACCGTGCCGGTGGATACGGCAGCCAAAATTACGGAGACCCACTTTACCAAGTCCTCCATCTGTGTGATCGGTAATGAGGGCAACGGAATCAGCCAGGGGGTCAAGCAGGTGTGCGACGATCTGGTGACCATTCCCATGAAAGGGCGGGCCGAGAGCCTGAATGCCTCCGTTGCGGCGGCCATTACCATGTGGGAGATGATGCGATGA
- the dprA gene encoding DNA-processing protein DprA, translated as MSETAYWVWLQCALGEGAAVQPLLEEFGSAKAVYDANIMEWRMTPALTKYQVQHLESTPLSAADKVLSTCKQQGWQILPYDHPDYPRLLRDLPDPPLVLYVDGTVPDWNRQLTLGIVGTRQASAYAVQVCDIMAKGVAGAGAIVVSGGALGIDSTAHKGAMLAGGTTVAVLGCGLGTRYLMQNEPLRAEIRSHGALVTEFRPFTPAGKHTFPLRNRLISGMSEGLLVVEAGSHSGSLITARCALEQGRDVYAVPGSVLSTDFAGTNDLINDGAYVVTQPVQLLSGYAERYHLDLDRVPSVQQLLAAEQDPGANLPQTSKEYDFERLEEGRQRLKQRRENQALLTAAESAVLAALPEVFTPVDQVAAKAAMPQGQLLAALTKLELLDLAESAPGSRFRKK; from the coding sequence ATGAGCGAGACGGCCTACTGGGTATGGCTCCAATGTGCCCTGGGAGAGGGCGCGGCGGTACAGCCTTTGTTAGAAGAATTCGGCAGCGCCAAGGCGGTGTACGACGCCAACATTATGGAGTGGCGCATGACCCCGGCGCTGACAAAATATCAGGTGCAGCACTTGGAGAGCACGCCTCTGTCCGCTGCGGACAAAGTGCTTTCCACCTGCAAGCAGCAGGGCTGGCAGATACTCCCCTATGACCATCCGGATTATCCCCGCCTGCTGCGGGATCTGCCGGACCCGCCGCTGGTGCTGTATGTGGACGGCACCGTGCCGGACTGGAACCGGCAGTTGACCCTGGGCATTGTGGGTACCCGCCAGGCGTCCGCTTATGCGGTGCAGGTGTGCGACATTATGGCTAAGGGCGTGGCAGGCGCCGGAGCCATTGTGGTCAGCGGCGGCGCGCTGGGAATCGACAGTACCGCCCATAAGGGCGCGATGTTGGCCGGCGGCACCACCGTTGCGGTGCTGGGCTGCGGTCTGGGCACCCGGTATTTGATGCAAAATGAGCCGCTGCGGGCAGAAATTCGCAGCCACGGTGCGCTGGTAACGGAATTTCGACCCTTTACCCCGGCAGGGAAGCACACCTTCCCTTTGCGTAACCGCTTGATCAGTGGTATGAGCGAGGGCTTGCTGGTGGTAGAAGCCGGCAGCCACAGCGGCTCTTTGATCACCGCCCGTTGCGCGCTGGAACAGGGGCGCGATGTGTACGCAGTGCCCGGCTCCGTGTTGTCTACGGACTTTGCCGGCACAAACGATCTAATCAACGACGGTGCTTATGTGGTGACCCAGCCGGTCCAGCTACTTTCCGGTTATGCGGAGCGCTACCACCTGGATTTGGACCGGGTGCCCAGCGTGCAGCAGCTGCTGGCGGCGGAGCAGGACCCGGGCGCCAACTTGCCCCAAACCTCTAAGGAGTACGATTTTGAACGGCTGGAGGAGGGGCGGCAGCGGCTGAAACAGCGACGAGAAAATCAGGCGCTGCTTACAGCTGCGGAAAGTGCGGTGCTTGCTGCACTGCCGGAGGTATTCACCCCGGTAGATCAGGTGGCAGCCAAGGCAGCTATGCCCCAGGGGCAGCTGCTGGCGGCGCTGACCAAACTGGAACTGCTGGATCTGGCGGAGAGCGCCCCCGGCAGCCGCTTTCGGAAGAAATAA